The Winslowiella toletana region CGGGACGACGAGGCGGCAGCAAGTGTGGACATAGCAAGTTGGATCACCTGACCAGAGAAGGACAGGCGGATGATAGTTGATAATGGTTATCATTACAATATAGCGTTCAGTTTGCTGACGCGCCAAATGCTGAGCCTAAAACACAGTGATATACTCACGGAAAAAGCGCACAAGGAGAGGTTATGAACGGTCTGACGGTTACAGAAGCACTGGATAAACTGGAAGCGATGTACGATGCCGCGGTCACTGCGCTGCGTGATGCCATTACCACTTACATTGCCGACGGTACGCTGCCAGATGCCGCGCAACGCGCCGCTGGCCTGTTTGTTTACCCACAAATTCGCGTCAGCTGGGAAGGCAGCTCCGCCGATCATCGCTTATCACGCGCCTTTGGTCGCTTTACTCGCCCAGGCTGTTACACCACCAGCATCACCCGCCCGGCGCTGTTTCGTGCTTACCTGCAGGAACAGCTGGAGATGCTGAGCGGCGAATATCCGGTGACTCTTGAAGTGCAGCCATCGCAGCAGGAAATTCCGTTTCCCTATGTGATTGATGGTTCAGGGCTGGTGCTCGATCGCAGCATGAGCGCCGGCATCGCCCGACACTTCCCGACCACTGAACTGTCACAGATTGGCGATGAAAATGCCGATGGCACCTTCCACCCTTCCGATACTTTACCCCTGTCCCATTTTGATGCACTGCGAAGTGATTTCTCCCTTGCGCGCCTCAAACACTATACCGGCACGCCGGTCGAGCACTTTCAGTCCTGGGTGCTGTTTACTAATTATACCCGTTATGTCGATGAGTTTGTGCGCTGGGCCTGTGAACAGATTACCGATCCTGACTCACCGTATCAGGCGCTCTCCTGCGCCGGAAATATTGTCATCACCGCAGAGACCCGCGATCCGCAGCAGAGCATTTCCGATCTGGCATGGAAAAATCATCAGATGCCCGCCTGGCATCTGATTGCCGAACAGGGTCAGGGAATTACGCTGGTCAATATCGGCGTTGGCCCGTCGAATGCCAAGACCATTTGCGACCATCTGGCGGTATTACGACCGCATGCCTGGCTGATGATCGGCCACTGTGGCGGCCTGCGTGAAAGCCAGACCATTGGCGACTATGTGCTGGCGCACGCCTATCTGCGCGACGATCACGTGCTGGATGCGGTACTGCCGCCAGATATTCCGATTCCCAGTATTGCTGAAGTCCAGCGTGCGTTGTTTGACGCGACCAAAATGGTCAGCGCCATGCCGGGCGAAGAGGTAAAACAGTGGTTGCGTACCGGTACGGTGGTCACCACCGACGATCGCAACTGGGAATTGCGCTATTCGGCGTCGGCGCTGCGCTTTAACCTCAGCCGTGCGGTAGCGGTAGATATGGAAAGCGCCACTATTGCAGCGCAGGGTTATCGCTTTCGCGTGCCTTATGGCACGCTGCTGTGCGTTTCAGATAAACCGTTGCACGGTGAAATCAAACTGCCCGGCCAGGCCAACCGATTTTACGAGGGCGCGATCTCGGAACATCTGCAAATCGGTATTTGTGCGATCGATCTGCTGCGTGCCGAAGGCGATCGTCTGCATTCGCGTAAACTGCGAACCTTTAACGAACCACCGTTCCGTTAAGATGTCGGGAGTCGCAGGCGGCTCCCGACAATTTACCCGGCGCAAACTGCCGTCATTACCAGCTGTAGCTTGCCGATGCGACAATACTGCGACCGCTGCCGTAGAAGCAGGCCGAGGTATTACTACAGGATGCGACGTAATGTTTATCGCTGAGGTTATTCACATTCAGCTGTAATGTGGTGCCCTTCAACGCTGGCGAGAGCGCGCCTAACTGATACTTTGCCATCGCGTCATACAGCGTGTAATGCGCCACCTTAAATCCACCTTCGGAGTCACCCGGAGTCGTGCCGGTGTAGCGCACGCCGGTTCCCAGCGTCAGCCCGTTCAACACACCATCCAGGAAACTATAGCTGCCCCAGGCCGACGCCGCATGACGTGGAATTGAAGCAATCGCCTGCCCTTCCTGCTGGCGATTACTGCTCGATTTCGTCACCGCATCGGTATACGTATAAGCTGCCATCAGCGCGATTTCAGGCGTCAGCTGACTGTGCAGCTCGGTTTCAACACCCTGCGATTTCACCTTGCCAATTTGCTCGAAATAACCGATTTCACTGTTGTACTGGCTGATATTTTTCTGCGTGAGATCAAATGCGGTGACGGTCAGCATCGTGTCGTAGCCCTGAGGCTGGAACTTCACACCGACTTCCGTCTGCTCGCCGGTGGTTGGCGCAAACGGATCGCTGCCGGGCGCACCAACCGTCAGGTTAGGTTCAAACGAGGTGCTGTAGCTGATATACGGCGACAGACCATTATCAAACGCATACAACAGTCCGGCACGTCCAGTCAGCTTGCTGTCATTTTGCTGTTGGCTGGAATTATCGGTACGATCCTGGGTACGCACTTCTGACCAGTCATTACGGCCCGACAGCAGCAGATTCCACTGATTCCACTCCAGCTGGTCCTGTAAATAAACACCGAGCTGATCGAGTTTTTTACGGCTGCTGCTGGCAAGGCTAAACTGACTTTCATCAATGCTGATACGTGTGGGCCTGGCCCAGTCAAGATTATATTTATCGCTGCTGTCGCGCCACAACTTACTGTCGATATCACTCCACTTATAGTCCAGACCGGCCAGTAGCGTATGCTTCACCGCGCCGCTATCAAACAGCGCTTTTAACTGGTTATCGATACCCAGTTCTTTTGACTCAATTTTATCATGCTGTGGACGACGACCTATGGTCGTCGGTGCGCCGCTGATTCCGCTGGTGAACACCAGATATCTGTAAGATTCGCTCATGCTGCTAAAACGGAAATTCTGCTGGAATGACAGCGCCTCATTGATGTTATGCTCGAAAATATAACCTATTGAGGTTTGTTCACGCTTTGCCTGATTGAAGCCCGGATCGCTGACATTAAAGTCATAAGGAATATAGCTGCCATTGCCCGGCACCACCGTACCGACATACGGCAGGAAATTGCGATAACCGGCCTTTGGCTCATTGATATAACTGGTCAGCAGCGTGAAGCTGGTATCCTCATTCGGTAACCAGGTCATCGCCGGAGCAATCGCCATCCGCTGCTGTTTGTTATCTTTAACGAACTCATGACGAGTACTGGCGATACCATTCAACCGATAAAACAGCGTGTAGTCATCATTCAGCGCACCACCGAAATCAAACGCCGCTTCAGCCAAATGCTGATTACCACTGCTGAACTGTACTTTGTGAATACTTTCTGCTGTCGGGCGCTTGCTGGTCATGCTGATCAGCCCACCGGGATTAACCTGGCCATACAGCACCGAAGCCGGGCCGTGCACCATCTCTACCCGCTCCAGTAACCAGGGGTCGATCTGCCCGGCAGCGCCCTGCTGACCGGATAATCCGTAGCTCAGTCCATCAAGAAACTTCGGCGCATAGCGAAAGCCACGGCTGATCACTTCATCATTACGATTAGAGTTGCCACGGTAGTTAGTCAGCACGCCGCTGGTATAGCTCAGTGCATCCGCTACCGACGGTGCTGCCTGATCGTCCATCTGCTGTCGCGTAATCACTGAAATTGACTGCGGCGTTTTTCTCAGTGCCGTCGGCACTTTGGTGCCGGAAGCACTCTCTTTCGCCACGATACCGGTTAGCGGTGCAGTCACACTCTCCCCGCTCTCCGCCGTAACGGTCAGGGTGTTTTCGCTGGCTGCCATCGCTTGCGTCAGAGGCATAACCAGCAAGGTTGACGTCAGCAATACTCTGATTGCCGGTTCTTTGACTGGCTGTTTTTTATTGATGTCGGACATGAAGGTGATCCCTGTCAGCACTGCCTGATGAAAATACCCAGTTTTATTGATAACCCCTTGCCATAGAGGGAAAATATCCGCTCAGTTGAGGTCGGCGCCGATGCTATTGCAAATGAAAATAATTCTCAATGACATTTGCATTAGTAGTTCTTAAGATAGAGGTTATCAACGACTTGTCAGGTTTTTTGACGCACGATAACGGAGGAAAAGGTGAGTATTAATCCGAAAAAATCACTGGCCGGGCAGCAGCCCGAGGGCACAGCCGCGGGCTTTTTAACTGCGGCGGATGCCGGCCAGCCGCAGTGGTGGCAAAAATTATCGCAACTGGGCACACCGCTAATTGAACCGGCAGGTAACAATCAAGTAAAAATGAACTATTTCTGGCGCGATCCAGCCGGAACAGAACAGCACTCCGCCATCGTACGGGTCTATATTGATATCAATGGCATAACCGACCATCACAGTCGCGAGCCGCAAAGCTTACAACGGCTGGCCGGAACCGACATCTGGCACGGATCAGCCACGGTTGATGCGCGCTGGCGCGGCAGTTACAGCCTGATACCGATCGTTACCAGCCAACTGCCGCCTGTTTTCAGCCGCGACGATAGTATCGCCAGCCAACAGCAGCGCGAATGGTGGATATCCTTGTTTCCACTGGCGATTGCCGACCCGCTTAATCCGCTGCGCAATCATTTTAACAGCCGTCGCCAGCCGCTCTCTGCCGCACATATGCCCGACGCTCCGCGACAAAGCGGCTGGCTGGCGTGGGATCACAATCGTGAAGCACCGATCGATTCCGATCGCCTGCAGCAATTTAACTGGCTAAGCACGCTGCTCGATAATCAGCGCCGCATCTGGTTGTATACCAGCGGTGATACCTCACAGCCTGCTACGCGACCGCTGGTAATTTTGCTCGACGGGCAAAACTGGGCACAAAATATCCCGCTGTTTTCGGTGCTGGAACAGCAGACTGCCGCAGGCCTGCTGCCCGCGGCCTGCTGGGTATTTATCGATGTGATTGATATGGACCACCGTGAGCAGGAATTGCCCTGTAACCAACAGTTCTGGCAGGCAATCCAGCAGGAGTTGCTGCCGGAGGTCAGGCGGCGGGAGGATTTCAGCGATGACCCACAACGCACGGTCGTAGCCGGTCAAAGCTACGGCGGGCTGGCAGCGATGTATGCGGGTCTGCACTGGCCGCAACGCTTTGGTCGGGTGCTCAGCCAGTCAGGATCGTTCTGGTGGCCGGAAGTGAAATTTATCACCCAACCGGCGCAACGCGGCAGTTACCAGCCTGGCTGGCTGATTGGACAGGTCGCAGAGAATTATGTGGCAGAAGCCCCACTGACCATTTTCCTCGAGTATGGCGACCGCGAAGAGACAATCGGCTTTGTAAATCAGCAGATGCTGCAAGCATTAAGCGCCACCGGACATCGTATTATACAGCGCGAATTTATCGGCGGTCATGACTCACTCTGCTGGCGCGGCGGCCTGCTGGATGGACTCCAGCTGTTGCTGAGCGAAGATCGGGCGAAGTAGCCATCTTTCCCCACCTCCCGGTCAGACGGGCGAAGGGCAGTGAAAACGTCCGCAGGGAATAATCAGCGGCGTATGTGAGACCGGATCGTCGATGATGATGCAGGCCATGCCGAACACTCGCTCCACCAGTTCAGCGCTGACGATCTCTGCCGGTTTGCCCTGCGCGACGATCTCGCCGCTGTGCATCACAATTAAGTGGTCAGCATAACGGCAGGCCTGATTCAGATCGTGCAGTACCGCAATCAGCGTCTGGCCTGATTGCTGATTCAGCTCACGAAACAGATCCAGCAGCTCGATTTGATGAGCAATATCCAGCCAGGTGGTGGGTTCATCCAGTAACAGCAGCGGTGTCTGCTGCGCCAGCACCATCGCCACCCAGGCCCGCTGCCGCTGGCCGCCTGACAGCTCATCCACGCTGCGTTCCGCCAACCTTTCCACACTGGTGGCGCGCATTGCCATATTTACCGCCTGCCGATCCGCTTCACTCCACTGCTTTAGCAGGCTCTGATGCGGATAACGACCGCGCGCCACCAGCTCCGCCACGCTAATCCCTTCCGGCACGATGGCATGTTGCGGCAGCAGACCAAGCTGACGCGCCAGCGCTTTGGTCCCCAACTGATGAATATCTTTGCCATCAAGCAGCACCCGGCCTGCCCGTGGCTTCAGCAGACGACAGAGCGCACGCAACAGCGTCGACTTGCCGCAGGCGTTAGGGCCGATAATTACCGTAAACTGATTATCGGGAATAGTGACACTCAGCTCGCTGGCTATCACTTTTTGTTCATACGCCAGCGTCAGTTGCGCGGCCTGCAAACGGCTGTTAGCCAAAGGTTTCATATTTAGCGACGGGCCTCACGAATCAGCAACCAAATCAGATACAGTCCACCAATACTGACGGTCACCGCTCCTGTCGGCAGCTGCACGCCGTCGAAGCTGTGTTGTGCCGTCAGGTCGGCAGCCAAAAGTAACAGTGCGCCAGTAGTAGCAGCGGTAAACAGCGGTATCGAACTGGCGCGCGTCAGGCGACGGGCAATTTGCGGCGCGGCCAGTGCAATAAAGGAGATCGGCCCGGTGCTGGCGGTTGCTACCGCGGTCAGAATAATGCCAGACAGCATTAGCCACAGGCGGCTGGCTTCGACATTCACTCCCAGTGCACGCGCACTGTCATCGCCCATTTCCATCAGCTGCATCTGCTTACCGATCATCAGCACCGCCAGCAGCGTAACGGGAATGCAAATCAGCGCCGGTTGCGCTTTTGCCCAGGTCATGCCGTTTAACGAACCCGCTCCCCACAGCGCGGCATTCATGGCGCTCTCCAGCGAGCCGGTAACGATCAGCCAGGTGTTAAACGCCGACAGCAGCGCAGCGACCCCGAGACCAACAATAATCAGACGGAATCCAGCGATGCCGTCGCGCCACGCCAGCAGATAAACCAGCGCGGCAGCCGCGATACCGCCTACCAGTGCACCGCTGGCAATTTGATAGTCACTGCCGTTCAGCAGGATAATTGTTACCAGCGCACCGGTATAAGCGCCGGTATTGAAGCCCACCACATCCGGGCTACCGAGCGGATTACGAATTACCGACTGAAAAATCGCTCCACTCACGCCCAGACCTGCGCCCAGCAACAGCGCCATCACAATGCGCGGCGCGCGCCATTGAGTCACCACGGTCACCAAACCGCGTGCGCCCTCCCCGTGCAGCGCCTGCCACACCTGTAGCGGCGACAGATGTAAGCTACCGTAGCACAGCGCAAATCCCGCCAACAGTAACGCCATCGTTAACAGTACGCCGTTGATCAGCAGCACGCGTAACGACATTTTGGTATTGATCAAGCCGCAGGCATTGCCCAACTGCAGTGTTCTGGCTGGCACCCGGTTCTCCTTAATGTTTACGCTGTCGCACCAGCCAAATCAGCACCGGTGCGCCAATAAAGGCAGTGACTATCGATACCCGTAGCTCGCCCGGCACCAGCAGACGACCGACGATATCCGCCAGCAGCAGCAGTATTGGCGCCATCAGCAGTGAAGCAGCCAGCACCCAGCGTTGATCTGAACCAACCCACCAACGGGCCACGTGCGGCACCATCAGGCCGACAAAGCCAATCGGCCCGACCAGCGCGGTGGCAGAACCACACATCAGCATCACTGCCAGTACCGCCAGCAGGCGCACCAGCAGCACCTGCGTACCCAGTGCCGCCGCCATCTCTTCGCCCATACTCAGGCTGTTGTGCGCCCGCGCCGACAGCAGCGCCAGCAGACAGCCGCCGATTATTGCCGGAGCAACAAAAGCCATATTGCTTAATGAACGGATATCCAGCGTTCCGGCTTGCCAGATACGCATCTGATCGAAGGTTTGCGGATTCAGCAGCGCCAGCGAGGAGGTCATACCGGCCAGTACCGCGCTGAGCGCGACGCCGGCTAAGGTCAGCCGCACCGGATTAACGCGCCCGCTAGCGAAAGAACCAATCAGCCAGACGGCAACACTGGCTATCAGCGCCCCGCTCCACGCCAGGCTCAGCCATCCCAGTATGCCGCTGACACCAAACAGACTGATGCCGACCGCAATAGCAAAACCGGCCCCGGCATTGACTCCCAAAATTCCCGGGTCGGCCAGCGGATTGCGGGTTAGCGCCTGTATTATCGCCCCGGCCCCGCCCAGCGCCACACCGGCCAAAATCCCGGCGAGAGTCCGTGGCAGTCGCGACTGCATTACGATCACGCTATTTGCATTGTCCAGCTGGCCACTCAGACTGTGCCAGACATCCAGCGGCGCGATAGTTTTCGCGCCCACCAGTAAGCTCAGCAAGCTAATGACAATAAATAACAGCAGCAGGCCGCCTAAAATCGTCAGCTGACGGCGCGTGTTACGGGTGGACAAAATGTCGCTCGATGCTGTTTAACATATTGCTGGCACTGTAATAATCGAGACGAAACGTATCCGGCCCCATGGCGTATACCCGTTGCTGCTGTATCGCGTCCAGATGCTGCAGGAATGGATTAGCGCTGACTTCTTGTACCGTGTGGTCGTCAGCGGAGAACAACAACAGCGTGTTGCCATTTAGTCCACTGGCCATATTTTCCCCGGACAGCTGGATAATATCGTTACGTTTTCCCATGCTGGTTTGCGGAGTGACGGTGTCGGGCAGCGTGGCAAGGGTAAAGCCTAACTGCGCTAATAATTTTCCCTGCGCAGAAGCAGCGGTCCACAGATTGAGGCCCCGGCCATCCTGGTAGTAAACCAGTGCCGACACCGGCTGCGGCGGCAGAATAATAGCCTGTTTTATTGCCGCAACCCGCTGAGTGAAGCCGTCAATCCGGCGCTGGGCCTCAGCTTCATGACCGGTGCCCTTCCCCAGTAGCTGCGCCAGCTGTTGCCAGCTTTTATCGCCGTAATCAATCACCAGCGTCGGGGCAATAGTTGAGAGCTGATCGTAGAGTTTCAGCGCCGAGTCACCGCCGGTAGCGGCAATCACGATGAGATCCGGCTCTTCAGCAGCCACCGCTTCCGCGTTGGGTTCGGTGATATAGAGAGATTTCAGATGACGCGCTCTGGCTTCCTCACTCCACTGGGTGAAAAAACCCTGCTCATCAGACACCGTGCTGTTACGGCTGGTAGCACCGGAAGCGATAACTGGCGCATCAATTGCCAGCAGCGTACCGGTCAGCGTCACGCTGGTTGAGACAATGCGCTGCGGCGGATGCTCCAGCGTCACCGGCCCTCTGGCAGTATCCAGCATGCGCGGCCAGTCGCTTTGCGCGGCGTCTGACGTCACAGATGGCGAGGAATCCGTCTGGCTGAAATCACAGCCAGACAAAGTAAACAGCAACGGCAAGGCTAACCACCGCGAGATTCTGGATAACGACGTTTTCATTTATTAGCAAAATTTATGTAAATGCGTATCATTATCATACCGATAATCAGCCTCAATGGAAACGTGTTTACCGCCCTCAGCGGTCTGACCGGAAGTTATGCAAGCGAACTAAGCGGACTTTTCGTGCTCTGACTGATAAATAGATTGATAATTACTCTCTCCTTAACCATCCTTAAATCACTCACCCTGAATTCTCTTATCTCGCTGGTACTCACTTGCTCAAGCTGCCCAAAATATTGCTGCACGCGGTTCAACGCACGGCATGGTATCCGAAACGGCACTCTTATCGAGTTCTGTTAAAGCGTGAGATTATCCCGCTGGCGGTACCGATCTTTTTTGAAAATCTCTGCGTATTGCTAATGGGTGTACTCAGTACCTTTCTGGTCAGCCGGCTAGGTAAGGAAGCGATGGCCGCTGTCGGACTGGCCGAAAGTTTCAGCATGGTGATTATCGCGTTTATTGCTGCGGTTGATCTGGGCACTACAGTGGTGGTCGCGTTCAGTCTCGGCAAACGCAATCGCAAACGCGCTCGCGCCGCCACCCGACAATCTTTAGTGCTGATGACGCTGGCTTCGGTGCTGCTGGCGCTGGTTATCGAATTCTCCGGTCAGTCGATTATCAATATTATTGCTGGCCCCGCCGCGCCTGAAGTTAAACAGCTGGCGCTGACCTACCTGCGCATTACCGTCTGGAGTTATCCGGCTGCCGCTATCGCGCTGATTGGCTGTGGCGCACTGCGCGGAGCAGGCAATACTAAAATGCCGATGCTGATCAATGGTGGCATGAATATCCTGAATATTATGATCAGTAGCGTGCTGATCTACGGCTGTTTTTCCTGGTCGGGGCTGGGATTTATCGGCGCCGGGATTGGCCTGACGCTGTCGCGCTATATCGGCGCGGTGGCGGTAATTTATGTGTTGATGACCGGTTTTAATCCGGCGCTAAAAATCACGCTGCGCAGCTACTTTCGCCGTATGGATATACCGATCCTGCGGGAAGTATTGAGCATTGGCCTGCCGGCCAGCATTGAATCAGTGCTGTTTAACGGCGGTAAACTGCTAACCCAGATATTTGTTGCCGGAATGGGCACCAATGTCATCGCCGGTAACTTTATCGCCTTCTCGATAGCCTCGCTGATTAACTTGCCGGGTAACTCGCTGGGTTCCGCCGCGACGATTATTGTCGGTACCCGACTGGGTAAAGACCAAATCGGACAGTCGGAGCGTCAGCTGAAATTTATTTTCTGGTTATCCACCGTTGGCCTGTGCATGCTGGCGCTGCTTTCGGTGCCGCTGGCCGGCGTGCTGGCCTCGTTTTATACCAATGAAGACGATGTTATCGACGTCGTGAAAATGCTGGTATGGCTTAACGCCGCCTTTATGCCGTTCTGGGCGGCCTCCTGGGTGCTTCCTGCCGGGCTTAAGGGCGCACGCGACGCGCGTTTTACCATGTGGGTGTCGATTCTCAGTATGTGGGGATGCAGAATCGTCTGTGGTTATACGCTGGGGATTGTGCTTGGCTTCGGCGTAGTGGGCATCTGGCTCGGAATGTTCCTCGACTGGATTGTACGCGGGCTGTTTTTCTGGTGGCGTATGGTCAGTGGCCGCTGGCTAGGGAAGTACCGCAAAATTCCGGCGCAAAAGTAATGTCTTGCGGCGAAATTAGCGTGCCAGCCAGCGTGACGTCAGTCGTCTGGAGGTATGTAAAACGCGCAGAATACGCACCTCATCACTGACGAGAAGATAAACCAGGATAAACGGAAAGTGAGGGACGACCAGTTTACGCTGATTCTGCGCTTTGCCGGCCACTCCCCCTGCCTGCGGATTATCAATGAGTATTGCCGCCATGCGGGACAGCTTGTCATCAGCCGCGATGGCAACCTGACAACCAGCATGCCTCGAAAGCCAGATGAAAATATCTTCCCTGTCGATTGATGCTCTGCTTTCCCAACGAAGCTGCGTCATAGGTCTCCTTTTAGCGCCTTCGCTTTCAGCGCTTCCATGCGCGTCTTCATTTCGTCATCACTGATAAAGTGAGTGGCATGCTTATCATGATAATCAAACGCTTCTGCAATCGCGTTTTCCAGCCAGCGATCCTGCTCCATGCTTTGCATCTCCTGTTCTTCAGCTGCCAGTTGCTCAACCCGCTGGCGAACCAGTTTAGTCAGGTCGGTGTTTTTACGTTCTGCCGCCTGCATCGCCAGACGCTTGGTGGCCTCATCAATACGAAAATGGATATTTGGCATGCTGGTGTCTCCAACGTGTTGTCATTTGTGTAGTCAGTATGCCAGTCCCGCCCAATACTGTCATCATTCTCTGTGCTGTAAAATCAATCGATGTCAAAATTGCGGCAAATGCCGAAAAAAACCTGCGTCGTCGCGCAGATCAGTATCGATTTATTAATTATTGCAGTTAATATTAACCAACCGACAATCAAAAACAGTCAGATCGATATAGCGATATTGGCTGATTGACAGCCTCAGCGAGTTTTATTAACGTCTGAATCTGTATTTAATTAGAAACAATCCGCATTGTTCGGACGTTTCCCGCATGTCTGTCAGTTTCAGTTAACCGTTCATTATTCACCTATTTATGCATTTATAATAAACATGATTAATCACTTGCCATAAGGAAATGCAAATGACTCATCGTTATCCGATTATTTATATTCGTGGTTTTACCATGAGCGAAGCAGAGAGAAATAAAAGCGTTGCCGATCCGTTCTGTGGCTTTAATTATGGTTCCACCCTGTTTCGCGCAACGGAAAGTAAACAGCAGCGCGCGGATAAATTCTTTTTTGAATCACCGCTGGTCAGGCTGACCACTGAATATCAGTATCAACCGGTTTATCACAATGGTGATGATATTGTTGATGCTGACTGGAAAGGTAAAAGTGATGGAGAGGGTAATATCATTCCGGGAATACCGCCCGCTTCAATTATTATTTATCGCTATTATGATGATGGTTCAACATTTTTTGGCAACGGTGAATCGCGTTCGATTAGTGAATATGCCGCCGGCCTGAATGCCTTAATTCTCAGAGTTAAACAGCTGGTGCTGCAATATCCGTGCGCAGACAGTTCATTAATGCAGGACAGTGATTTCCGCTGCTATCTGGTGGCTCACTCAATGGGCGGGCTGGTAGCACGGGCTTTTCTGCAAAGTACCGAGCAGGATTTTCAACTGGCGCAGCAAGCCGTCGCCAAACTGTTTACCTACGCCACGCCGCATAACGGCATTGATATTCTTGGGATGAATGTTCCCGGCTGGTTAACCGCGGGCCAGGCGGACACCTTTAATCGCGCCAAAATGAGGCAGTACCTCAATCTGCAAACACTCTCACCGCGTTTTGATCAGCGCGTCGATCTGATTCCCGAGTCCGCACTGCCTGCCGAGCGGATTTTTTGTATGGTCGGCACGAATCGCAGCGATTACGAGCCGTTGCAAGGTATGCTGCGCAACTTTGTCGGCCACGGCAGCGACGGGCTGGTATTAATTGATAATGCCTCACTGTGGGGCGTTAACAATGATGGCAGTACAGTTCAGGTGGCAACGGCCTATGCCTTTCGTTCGCACTCCGGCTATTTCGGCATTGTGAATTCTGAAGAGGCCTACCAGAACCTGGTGCGTTTTCTGTTCGGTGATGTGCGGGTTGATGTCTGGGCTGATATTGCCTCGGTGACGTTACCGACTGAAATCGAGCCACAGGCGGCAAAAGTCTCCGGACTGTATCAGTTTGAGTTTCGCGCCGCCCCCAGAGGGAAGCGCTGGTTTCTCACTCGTCGTGCTTCGGTAGAAGACTCTCCGGCCTGCCGCACACATGCACAGTTAACCTCACCGGACCCAACCGACCGGCAGATTTATCTCTCCAGCCTGTTCTTATCAAAACGCGGCAAGGCTGACCCGCTTGCCAGCGAACTTTGCTATTCAATGACCTTCTCGGCCAAAGTGCCCGATTACAAAATTGAGCGCAATTTCTGGTCAGACGGTCATCACGAAGGCGCCGATCTGTTTCGTAATATGGCAATCATTACCCTTACGCCACCCGCGCAACCGGATGGCAACGGCGACTGGACGGTAAATTTTGGCTGGTCAGAGAATCCAACGCAGTATCAGCAGACTTTGCGTTTTCACTCAGCTGAGGATCGTCACGAGCTGTGCCTGCCGTTTGAAAATAGTGCTAAACCGGGTATTCGCGGCGCAATACGT contains the following coding sequences:
- the fepG gene encoding iron-enterobactin ABC transporter permease, coding for MPARTLQLGNACGLINTKMSLRVLLINGVLLTMALLLAGFALCYGSLHLSPLQVWQALHGEGARGLVTVVTQWRAPRIVMALLLGAGLGVSGAIFQSVIRNPLGSPDVVGFNTGAYTGALVTIILLNGSDYQIASGALVGGIAAAALVYLLAWRDGIAGFRLIIVGLGVAALLSAFNTWLIVTGSLESAMNAALWGAGSLNGMTWAKAQPALICIPVTLLAVLMIGKQMQLMEMGDDSARALGVNVEASRLWLMLSGIILTAVATASTGPISFIALAAPQIARRLTRASSIPLFTAATTGALLLLAADLTAQHSFDGVQLPTGAVTVSIGGLYLIWLLIREARR
- a CDS encoding AMP nucleosidase, with amino-acid sequence MNGLTVTEALDKLEAMYDAAVTALRDAITTYIADGTLPDAAQRAAGLFVYPQIRVSWEGSSADHRLSRAFGRFTRPGCYTTSITRPALFRAYLQEQLEMLSGEYPVTLEVQPSQQEIPFPYVIDGSGLVLDRSMSAGIARHFPTTELSQIGDENADGTFHPSDTLPLSHFDALRSDFSLARLKHYTGTPVEHFQSWVLFTNYTRYVDEFVRWACEQITDPDSPYQALSCAGNIVITAETRDPQQSISDLAWKNHQMPAWHLIAEQGQGITLVNIGVGPSNAKTICDHLAVLRPHAWLMIGHCGGLRESQTIGDYVLAHAYLRDDHVLDAVLPPDIPIPSIAEVQRALFDATKMVSAMPGEEVKQWLRTGTVVTTDDRNWELRYSASALRFNLSRAVAVDMESATIAAQGYRFRVPYGTLLCVSDKPLHGEIKLPGQANRFYEGAISEHLQIGICAIDLLRAEGDRLHSRKLRTFNEPPFR
- a CDS encoding ABC transporter ATP-binding protein, which produces MKPLANSRLQAAQLTLAYEQKVIASELSVTIPDNQFTVIIGPNACGKSTLLRALCRLLKPRAGRVLLDGKDIHQLGTKALARQLGLLPQHAIVPEGISVAELVARGRYPHQSLLKQWSEADRQAVNMAMRATSVERLAERSVDELSGGQRQRAWVAMVLAQQTPLLLLDEPTTWLDIAHQIELLDLFRELNQQSGQTLIAVLHDLNQACRYADHLIVMHSGEIVAQGKPAEIVSAELVERVFGMACIIIDDPVSHTPLIIPCGRFHCPSPV
- a CDS encoding TonB-dependent siderophore receptor; its protein translation is MSDINKKQPVKEPAIRVLLTSTLLVMPLTQAMAASENTLTVTAESGESVTAPLTGIVAKESASGTKVPTALRKTPQSISVITRQQMDDQAAPSVADALSYTSGVLTNYRGNSNRNDEVISRGFRYAPKFLDGLSYGLSGQQGAAGQIDPWLLERVEMVHGPASVLYGQVNPGGLISMTSKRPTAESIHKVQFSSGNQHLAEAAFDFGGALNDDYTLFYRLNGIASTRHEFVKDNKQQRMAIAPAMTWLPNEDTSFTLLTSYINEPKAGYRNFLPYVGTVVPGNGSYIPYDFNVSDPGFNQAKREQTSIGYIFEHNINEALSFQQNFRFSSMSESYRYLVFTSGISGAPTTIGRRPQHDKIESKELGIDNQLKALFDSGAVKHTLLAGLDYKWSDIDSKLWRDSSDKYNLDWARPTRISIDESQFSLASSSRKKLDQLGVYLQDQLEWNQWNLLLSGRNDWSEVRTQDRTDNSSQQQNDSKLTGRAGLLYAFDNGLSPYISYSTSFEPNLTVGAPGSDPFAPTTGEQTEVGVKFQPQGYDTMLTVTAFDLTQKNISQYNSEIGYFEQIGKVKSQGVETELHSQLTPEIALMAAYTYTDAVTKSSSNRQQEGQAIASIPRHAASAWGSYSFLDGVLNGLTLGTGVRYTGTTPGDSEGGFKVAHYTLYDAMAKYQLGALSPALKGTTLQLNVNNLSDKHYVASCSNTSACFYGSGRSIVASASYSW
- the fes gene encoding enterochelin esterase, which gives rise to MSINPKKSLAGQQPEGTAAGFLTAADAGQPQWWQKLSQLGTPLIEPAGNNQVKMNYFWRDPAGTEQHSAIVRVYIDINGITDHHSREPQSLQRLAGTDIWHGSATVDARWRGSYSLIPIVTSQLPPVFSRDDSIASQQQREWWISLFPLAIADPLNPLRNHFNSRRQPLSAAHMPDAPRQSGWLAWDHNREAPIDSDRLQQFNWLSTLLDNQRRIWLYTSGDTSQPATRPLVILLDGQNWAQNIPLFSVLEQQTAAGLLPAACWVFIDVIDMDHREQELPCNQQFWQAIQQELLPEVRRREDFSDDPQRTVVAGQSYGGLAAMYAGLHWPQRFGRVLSQSGSFWWPEVKFITQPAQRGSYQPGWLIGQVAENYVAEAPLTIFLEYGDREETIGFVNQQMLQALSATGHRIIQREFIGGHDSLCWRGGLLDGLQLLLSEDRAK